The Styela clava chromosome 10, kaStyClav1.hap1.2, whole genome shotgun sequence genome window below encodes:
- the LOC120338224 gene encoding uncharacterized protein LOC120338224: MMAAFGTFKSPVMSLFFSMFLLMTMPLISKALMHPRGRSSQCVKIENSACRGNYNYTTFPNILGHEDHDEASRRFDEFNPLTDTECSPHVKFFLCSLHFPMCVPQIPFGIPACRAMCEEVRRKCEPHMNIFNLNWPETIQCEKLPDHTSMQCMHPPQGLNGEEKVIADDPNTETSSDDVISKDDVIDDAMTLEPPVRGNRRQKQSKRRRDRKGGKTKPNKDVEKPTHHKEEVKEDLDIETQDVMAGDDGLVQNVEEVKAGVEEEPPSKAPKWNPVKIGEVPLFPAVDSDTDYPDGGYPVYSNTDYDSDAGSQFHDVDDKSKTICKNSDKFLYVEKIDKCLPICDTTIDVMFSSTDKRFAYYWMLACSILCIVSSALTVGTFMVDSKRFRYPERPIIFLSLCYLLYSSAYLVRLGRGPEGSVSCVTQDNSDITHIVMGDLESTGCTAVFFLLYYFGMAAAVWWVILSVTWFLAAGLKWGHEAIEAHGFYFHLVAWLVPAAQTIVVLVMGKVDGDELTGLCYVGNLERDSLLYFVIVPLAVYLAVGALALGSGFLSLFKIRRVILRKSGEKDAGKLEKLMLKIGIFTVLYIVPTACVVAVNVYQYKNYPLWMERAESRPCYPTGIEKGPFTPYRRTSRNAPEIPSSYSHYGDSAQYYPYREIVYGPRRPHYTDYVATGYDGAQYIHPGASFTGYGRYPDTQPRFEYGTGSFHSDSVSSPQGDESGGSYDSSLYNGRRLVVVPQHLIPEYQPGRYYKHPKPPMTYDPKMAHVLKTYAEGHDQRNNGLQPDKEVGFENEMDSDCHLVDSIPSFPIFAIKIFMSLLAGITSGIWVWSGKTYTSWKLFCRSSWCGKSTKEKENVSITPHATSIGNLNAPPSVTSQLLPKVRERPAPDGEVPSPDDNRYSYPVLSDRYQGYQPVTQEDDHTNKRDVTHYTSSVDRRGQKTGLTLGDIAREYSDNLESEYREMDFYRSCELAHPRNGTYIVPPCHNGDATKNNKSWFKNNSKKARNHTTRDSINTNKSNRAIPNLYEEPTSNRDRAIHCNRQTNRNNGTEFELPHGQKYGKNNINRVRKYSENDVNKLGLVSQSGFSPVSTSTRKKAESVHVGTKVLNYINISPHLMKCTISYYTLHTDSRPWIMKWVILSVTWFLAAGLKWGHEAFKAHGFYFHLVAWLVPAAQTIVVLVMGKVDGDELTGLCYVGNLERDSLLYFVIVPLAVYLAVGALALGSGFLSLFKIRRVILRKSGEKDAGKLEKLMLKIGIFTVLYIVPTACVVAVNVYQYKNYPLWMERAESRPCYPTGIEKGPFTPYRRTSRNAPEIPPSYSHYGDSAQYYPYREIVYGPRRPHYTDYVATGYDGAQYIHPGASFTGYGRYPDTQPRFEYGTGSFHSDSVSSPQGDESGGSYDSSLYNGRRLVVVPQHLIPEYPPGRYYKHPKPPMTYDPKMAHVLKTYAEGHDQRNNGLQPDKEVGFENEMDSDCHLVDSIPSFPIFAIKIFMSLLAGITSGIWVWSGKTYTSWKLFCRSSWCGKSTKEKENVSITPHATSIGNLNAPPSVTSQLLPKVRERPAPDGEVPSPDDNRYSYPVLSDRYQGYQPVTQEDDHTNKRDVTHYTSSVDRRGQKTGLTLGDIAREYSDNLESEYREMDFYRSCELAHPRNGTYIVPPCHNGDATKNNKSWFKNNSKKARNHTTRDSINTNKSNRAIPNLYEEPTSNRDRAIHCNRQTNRNNGTEFELPHGQKYGKNNINRVRKYSENDVNKLGLVSQSGFSPVSTSTRKKAESVHVGTKVLNY, encoded by the exons ATGATGGCGGCGTTTGGAACTTTCAAATCCCCCGTGATGTCATTGTTTTTCTCGATGTTTCTTTTGATGACGATGCCTTTGATATCCAAAGCTTTGATGCATCCAAGGGGAAGGTCGTCTCAATGTGTTAAAATCGAAAATTCGGCTTGTCGAG GAAACTACAACTACACAACATTTCCAAACATACTCGGACATGAAGACCACGATGAAGCTTCAAGAAGATTTGACGAATTCAATCCACTCACAGATACTGAGTGTTCCCCTCATGTCAAATTTTTTCTATGTTCGCTACATTTCCCCATGTGTGTACCACAG ATTCCCTTTGGAATCCCAGCATGCCGAGCAATGTGCGAAGAAGTTCGTCGTAAATGCGAACCTCATATGAATATATTCAATCTAAACTGGCCAGAAACTATACAGTGTGAAAAATTACCGGATCACACCTCGATGCAATGTATGCACCCACCCCAAG gaTTAAACGGGGAGGAGAAGGTGATAGCCGATGACCCCAACACGGAAACTTcgtctgatgacgtcatatccaAAGATGACGTAATAGATGACGCCATGACGCTGGAACCACCAGTTCGTGGAAATCGCAGACAAAAACAAAGTAAACGAAGAAGAGACAGAAAAGGCGGAAAGACGAAACCAAATAAAGATGTGGAAAAACCCACTCATCACAAAGAGGAAGTTAAAGAAGATCTTGATATAGAAACACAAGACGTGATGGCCGGAGATGATGGATTAGTTCAGAATGTAGAAGAAGTCAAAGCGGGTGTGGAAGAAGAGCCTCCGTCGAAGGCGCCCAAGTGGAATCCGGTGAAAATCGGGGAAG TTCCACTATTTCCCGCAGTCGACTCTGACACCGATTATCCGGATGGTGGCTATCCGGTGTATTCAAACACGGATTACGACTCCGACGCTGGAAGTCAGTTTCATGACGTTGATGACAAATCGAAAACGATTTGCAAAAATTCAGACAAATTTCTATACGTTGAAAA AATCGACAAATGCCTCCCGATCTGTGACACAACGATCGATGTAATGTTCAGCTCAACAGACAAACGTTTTGCCTACTACTGGATGCTGGCCTGTTCAATATTGTGCATCGTCTCATCTGCACTAACGGTGGGAACGTTTATGGTAGATTCCAAAAGATTCAG ATACCCAGAGCGACCGATCATTTTTCTTTCTCTGTGTTATCTCTTATACTCGTCAGCGTATCTCGTTCGACTAGGTCGCGGGCCAGAAGGAAGCGTTTCTTGCGTCACACAGGATAATAGTGACATCACACACATTGTCATGGGAGACCTGGAAAGTACCGGATGTACAGCGGTGTTCTTCCTTCTCTACTATTTCGGGATGGCGGCAGCGGTCTG GTGGGTGATTCTGAGCGTCACGTGGTTCCTGGCAGCCGGATTGAAATGGGGGCACGAAGCGATAGAAGCTCATGGATTCTACTTTCACTTGGTGGCGTGGTTGGTACCGGCTGCACAAACGATTGTTGTCTTGGTGATGGGGAAAGTGGATGGCGACGAACTAACAG GCCTCTGCTACGTTGGTAACTTGGAACGTGACTCGTTGCTGTACTTCGTTATTGTACCCTTGGCTGTGTATCTGGCAGTTGGAGCTTTAGCTCTTGGAAGTGGATTCTTATCATTATTCAAAATCCGACGAGTAATACTAAGAAAAAGTGGAGAAAAGGACGCAGGCAAACTAGAAAAACTCATGCTCAAAATCGGGATTTTCACAGTACTCTATATCGTACCAACGGCTTGCGTAGTGGCCGTCAATGTATACCAATATAAAAACTATCCGCTGTGGATGGAAAGAGCCGAATCACGGCCTTGCTACCCGACAGGAATCGAGAAAGGCCCGTTTACTCCTTACAGAAGAACATCCCGTAATGCGCCTGAAATACCTTCAAGTTATTCGCACTACGGAGATTCTGCGCAGTATTACCCATATAGAGAGATTGTTTATGGACCCAGAAGGCCCCATTACACTGACTATGTAGCCACAGGATACGATGGCGCGCAGTATATTCACCCCGGAGCCAGTTTTACCGGATATGGAAGGTATCCGGATACTCAACCCCGGTTCGAATATGGAACCGGATCATTCCATTCTGATTCGGTTAGTAGCCCACAAGGAGATGAAAGTGGGGGGAGTTATGATTCTTCACTTTACAATGGGCGCCGTCTAGTGGTCGTTCCACAACATTTAATTCCCGAATACCAACCCGGAAGATATTATAAACATCCAAAACCTCCAATGACCTATGACCCTAAAATGGCGCatgttttaaaaacatatgcAGAAGGTCATGATCAGCGAAATAATGGCTTACAACCTGACAAAGAAGTTGGTTTCGAAAATGAGATGGATAGCGACTGCCACCTCGTGGATTCTATTCCTTCGTTTCCGATTTTCGCAATCAAGATCTTCATGTCTCTCCTTGCAGGAATAACTAGTGGAATTTGGGTTTGGAGCGGGAAAACTTACACATCTTGGAAATTATTCTGCAGATCGTCATG GTGCGGAAAGTCGaccaaagaaaaagaaaatgtcAGCATTACTCCCCATGCTACCAGTATCGGTAACTTAAATGCCCCTCCGTCAGTTACATCTCAATTACTACCCAAAGTACGTGAACGCCCCGCGCCCGACGGGGAAGTCCCCTCCCCAGATGATAATCGTTACTCCTATCCAGTACTATCCGACCGTTATCAAGGCTATCAGCCAGTGACGCAAGAAGATGACCATACCAACAAACGTGACGTCACACATTATACGTCATCGGTAGACCGCCGTGGACAGAAAACTGGCCTTACACTGGGAGATATCGCCAGAGAATATAGCGATAACTTGGAGTCCGAGTACCGAGAAATGGACTTTTACCGAAGTTGTGAACTAGCACATCCCCGAAATGGGACTTACATTGTACCACCGTGCCACAATGGTGACGCAACAAAGAACAATAAGTCGTGgtttaaaaacaattcaaaaaagGCGCGAAATCACACGACACGTGACTCTATCAATACCAACAAATCAAATCGCGCCATTCCAAACTTATACGAAGAGCCGACATCAAATCGAGATAGAGCTATTCATTgcaacagacaaacaaatagaaacaaTGGCACTGAATTCGAGCTGCCTCATGGTCAGAAATATGgcaaaaataacataaacaGAGTCCGTAAATATAGCGAGAACGATGTCAATAAATTGGGTTTAGTATCTCAGTCTGGTTTCAGTCCAGTGTCCACATCAACACGCAAGAAAGCTGAGTCTGTCCATGTCGGGACCAAAGTTCTCAATTA CATCAACATATCTCCTCATTTGATGAAATGTACTATTTCTTATTATACTTTGCACACTGATTCCCGTCCATGGATAATGAA GTGGGTGATTCTGAGCGTCACGTGGTTCCTGGCAGCCGGATTGAAATGGGGGCACGAAGCGTTTAAAGCTCATGGATTCTACTTTCACTTGGTGGCGTGGTTGGTACCGGCTGCACAAACGATTGTTGTCTTGGTGATGGGGAAAGTGGATGGCGACGAACTAACAG GCCTCTGCTACGTTGGTAACTTGGAACGTGACTCGTTGCTGTACTTCGTTATTGTACCCTTGGCTGTGTATCTGGCAGTTGGAGCTTTAGCTCTTGGAAGTGGATTCTTATCATTATTCAAAATCCGACGAGTAATACTAAGAAAAAGTGGAGAAAAGGACGCAGGCAAACTAGAAAAACTCATGCTCAAAATCGGGATTTTCACAGTACTCTATATCGTACCAACGGCTTGCGTAGTGGCCGTCAATGTATACCAATATAAAAACTATCCGCTGTGGATGGAAAGAGCCGAATCACGGCCTTGCTACCCGACAGGAATCGAGAAAGGCCCGTTTACTCCTTACAGAAGAACATCCCGTAATGCGCCTGAAATACCTCCAAGTTATTCGCACTACGGAGATTCTGCGCAGTATTACCCATATAGAGAGATTGTTTATGGACCCAGAAGGCCCCATTACACTGACTATGTAGCCACAGGATACGATGGCGCGCAGTATATTCACCCCGGAGCCAGTTTTACCGGATATGGAAGGTATCCGGATACTCAACCCCGGTTCGAATATGGAACCGGATCATTCCATTCTGATTCGGTTAGTAGCCCACAAGGAGATGAAAGTGGGGGGAGTTATGATTCTTCACTTTACAATGGGCGCCGTCTAGTGGTCGTTCCACAACATTTAATTCCCGAATACCCACCCGGAAGATATTATAAACATCCAAAACCTCCAATGACCTATGACCCTAAAATGGCGCatgttttaaaaacatatgcAGAAGGTCATGATCAGCGAAATAATGGCTTACAACCTGACAAAGAAGTTGGTTTCGAAAATGAGATGGATAGCGACTGCCACCTCGTGGATTCTATTCCTTCGTTTCCGATTTTCGCAATCAAGATCTTCATGTCTCTCCTTGCAGGAATAACTAGTGGAATTTGGGTTTGGAGCGGGAAAACTTACACATCTTGGAAATTATTCTGCAGATCGTCATG GTGCGGAAAGTCGaccaaagaaaaagaaaatgtcAGCATTACTCCCCATGCTACCAGTATCGGTAACTTAAATGCCCCTCCGTCAGTTACATCTCAATTACTACCCAAAGTACGTGAACGCCCCGCGCCCGACGGGGAAGTCCCCTCCCCAGATGATAATCGTTACTCCTATCCAGTACTATCCGACCGTTATCAAGGCTATCAGCCAGTGACGCAAGAAGATGACCATACCAACAAACGTGACGTCACACATTATACGTCATCGGTAGACCGCCGTGGACAGAAAACTGGCCTTACACTGGGAGATATCGCCAGAGAATATAGCGATAACTTGGAGTCCGAGTACCGAGAAATGGACTTTTACCGAAGTTGTGAACTAGCACATCCCCGAAATGGGACTTACATTGTACCACCGTGCCACAATGGTGACGCAACAAAGAACAATAAGTCGTGgtttaaaaacaattcaaaaaagGCGCGAAATCACACGACACGTGACTCTATCAATACCAACAAATCAAATCGCGCCATTCCAAACTTATACGAAGAGCCGACATCAAATCGAGATAGAGCTATTCATTgcaacagacaaacaaatagaaacaaTGGCACTGAATTCGAGCTGCCTCATGGTCAGAAATATGgcaaaaataacataaacaGAGTCCGTAAATATAGCGAGAACGATGTCAATAAATTGGGTTTAGTATCTCAGTCTGGTTTCAGTCCAGTGTCCACATCAACACGCAAGAAAGCTGAGTCTGTCCATGTCGGGACCAAAGTTCTCAATTATTAA